The Thermoleophilaceae bacterium genome has a window encoding:
- the tgt gene encoding tRNA guanosine(34) transglycosylase Tgt produces the protein MTTQHFTIDARDGAARTGVLHTAHGEVHTPAFVPLASTGTVKSLHAAEVAGLGFEMVLGNTFHLFIQPGEDHIRQMGGLHEFMAWRRPIITDSGGFQVFSMGHGSVADEVKGRRDRGEKRMILSIEEEGVRFRSYLDGSERFMGPETSMEAQAKLGSDVALAFDECTPFHVDRDYTARSTQRTHRWLDRCVAWQREHAPQGQLVFGIVQGGVYEDLRRESAAHIAAAGVDGVAIGGSLGQEKAQMREVVSWAVEGIGDEALPRHLLGIGDVDDIMAAVAAGVDSFDCATPTRLARHGTALVPDPGARWRLDLAKGAWRDSRDPIAAGCPCPACREHTRGYLHYLLRAGELTGKRLLTLHNLTFMALLMQGVRGAVARGGLAGYAAEALAGRAPYDSGS, from the coding sequence GTGACCACGCAGCACTTCACGATCGACGCCCGCGACGGCGCGGCGCGCACCGGCGTCCTCCACACCGCCCATGGTGAAGTCCACACGCCCGCGTTCGTGCCGCTGGCGTCAACGGGCACCGTCAAGTCGCTCCACGCGGCCGAGGTGGCCGGGCTCGGCTTCGAGATGGTGCTGGGCAACACCTTCCACCTCTTCATCCAGCCCGGAGAGGACCACATCCGGCAGATGGGCGGCCTGCACGAGTTCATGGCCTGGCGGCGGCCGATCATCACCGACTCCGGCGGCTTCCAGGTGTTCTCGATGGGACACGGCTCGGTGGCGGACGAGGTCAAGGGCCGCCGCGACCGCGGCGAGAAGCGGATGATCCTCTCGATCGAGGAGGAGGGCGTGCGCTTCCGCTCCTACCTGGACGGGTCCGAGCGCTTCATGGGCCCGGAGACCTCGATGGAGGCGCAGGCAAAGCTCGGCTCCGACGTCGCCCTGGCCTTCGACGAGTGCACCCCGTTCCACGTGGATCGCGACTACACGGCTCGCTCCACCCAGCGCACGCACCGCTGGCTGGACCGTTGCGTGGCATGGCAGCGGGAGCACGCGCCCCAGGGCCAGCTCGTCTTCGGCATCGTCCAGGGCGGCGTGTACGAGGACCTGCGGCGAGAGTCGGCCGCCCACATTGCCGCCGCCGGCGTGGACGGGGTGGCGATCGGCGGCTCGCTCGGACAGGAGAAGGCGCAGATGCGGGAGGTCGTGAGCTGGGCGGTCGAGGGCATCGGCGACGAGGCACTCCCGCGCCACCTGCTGGGCATCGGCGACGTCGACGACATCATGGCCGCCGTCGCGGCGGGCGTGGACAGCTTCGACTGCGCCACGCCCACCCGCCTGGCGCGCCACGGCACCGCGCTCGTGCCCGATCCCGGCGCGCGCTGGCGGCTGGACCTCGCCAAGGGAGCCTGGCGCGACAGCCGTGATCCGATCGCCGCCGGCTGCCCGTGCCCCGCCTGCCGCGAGCACACCAGGGGCTACCTGCACTACCTGCTGCGCGCCGGGGAGCTCACGGGAAAGCGGCTGCTCACGCTCCACAACCTCACGTTCATGGCACTGCTGATGCAGGGCGTCCGCGGGGCGGTGGCCCGAGGCGGCCTCGCGGGCTACGCGGCAGAGGCCCTCGCGGGCAGGGCCCCCTACGATTCGGGTTCGTGA
- the gpmI gene encoding 2,3-bisphosphoglycerate-independent phosphoglycerate mutase, with amino-acid sequence MSPPAGPGAPPVPRVCLVILDGWGLAPPSPGNAVELASTPVFDELWAAHPHTRLSACGRAVGLPDGQMGNSEVGHLNLGAGAVVRQDLTRIDDAVADGSFARNEVLRAACAQARDSGRLHLLGLVSDGGVHASVDHLTACIELAHAEGVPDIVLHAFTDGRDTLPTSGAGHLAGIERVLAANGGRVGTVSGRYFAMDRDRRTDRTQLAYDALVAGEASPPAASGGEAAVRAAYERGETDEFIQPTLVGEETRIRPGDAVLFFNFRPDRARQLTEKLAAEASVRLTTLTDYREDWTHPVAFPPERPAVTLASLLAGRGVAQLHVAETEKYAHVTYFFNGGEEEPYAGEERCLVDSPRDVPTYDHKPEMSARAAAGAFSKRWRSGDYGFAIINFANPDMVGHTGVIPAAVAAIETVDECLAEVVPAVHESGGACVITADHGNADHMLEPDGSPNTAHSLNPVPLIVTADVAGLRDGGILADVSPTVLELLGQEQPPEMTGASLLVVG; translated from the coding sequence GTGAGCCCGCCCGCCGGACCCGGCGCGCCGCCCGTGCCGCGCGTCTGCCTCGTGATCCTCGACGGCTGGGGGCTCGCCCCGCCGAGCCCGGGCAACGCCGTCGAGCTGGCGAGCACGCCGGTCTTCGACGAGCTCTGGGCGGCCCATCCGCACACCCGGCTCAGCGCGTGCGGCCGCGCCGTGGGCCTGCCCGACGGCCAGATGGGCAACTCCGAGGTAGGCCATCTCAACCTCGGGGCGGGGGCGGTGGTGCGCCAGGACCTCACCCGCATTGACGACGCCGTGGCCGACGGCTCGTTCGCCCGCAACGAGGTGCTGCGCGCGGCCTGCGCGCAGGCCCGCGACTCCGGCCGGCTGCACCTGCTCGGCCTGGTCTCGGACGGCGGCGTGCACGCGAGCGTGGACCACCTGACGGCGTGCATCGAGCTCGCCCACGCCGAGGGCGTGCCCGACATCGTGCTGCACGCCTTCACCGACGGGCGCGACACGCTGCCCACCTCGGGCGCAGGGCACCTCGCCGGCATCGAGCGGGTGCTGGCGGCCAACGGCGGCCGCGTGGGCACGGTCAGCGGCCGCTACTTCGCCATGGACCGCGACCGGCGCACCGACCGCACCCAGCTCGCCTACGACGCGCTCGTGGCGGGCGAGGCCTCACCGCCGGCCGCGTCCGGCGGTGAGGCCGCGGTGCGCGCCGCCTACGAGCGCGGGGAGACCGACGAGTTCATCCAGCCCACGCTGGTCGGCGAGGAGACCCGCATCCGCCCGGGGGACGCCGTCCTCTTCTTCAACTTCCGTCCCGACCGCGCCCGCCAGCTCACCGAGAAGCTGGCCGCGGAGGCGTCGGTCCGCCTCACCACCCTCACCGACTACCGCGAGGACTGGACCCACCCCGTCGCGTTCCCGCCCGAGCGGCCGGCGGTCACCCTGGCGAGCCTGCTCGCCGGCCGCGGCGTCGCGCAGCTGCACGTGGCCGAGACCGAGAAGTACGCCCACGTGACGTACTTCTTCAACGGTGGGGAGGAGGAGCCCTACGCCGGCGAGGAGCGCTGCCTCGTGGACTCCCCCCGCGACGTGCCCACCTACGATCACAAGCCCGAGATGAGCGCCCGCGCCGCCGCCGGCGCGTTCAGCAAGCGCTGGCGCTCGGGCGACTACGGCTTCGCGATCATCAACTTCGCCAACCCCGACATGGTGGGCCACACCGGCGTGATCCCCGCGGCCGTGGCAGCGATCGAGACCGTTGACGAGTGCCTCGCCGAGGTGGTGCCCGCCGTGCACGAGTCGGGCGGCGCATGCGTGATCACCGCCGACCACGGCAACGCCGACCACATGCTCGAGCCCGACGGCAGCCCCAACACCGCGCACTCGCTCAACCCGGTTCCGCTGATCGTGACCGCGGACGTGGCCGGCCTGCGCGACGGCGGCATCCTCGCCGACGTCAGCCCCACGGTCCTGGAGCTGCTCGGCCAGGAGCAGCCGCCGGAGATGACGGGCGCATCGCTGCTGGTCGTCGGCTGA
- a CDS encoding protein kinase, which yields MNPPSEISGRYRIDSRLGAGGMSTVFLAMDTVLERQVAVKLLAEHLAEDEAFVARFRREALAAARLQHPNVVQVFDSGEDAESGRHFIVMEYVEGPSCAVLLREHRQLEVQQAARIVRDACHGLEYAHRAGVIHRDVKPGNLLVVEESGATKLADFGIAKAAEQTRITQVGSVLGTAAYLSPEQAHGEEAGPVSDIYSLGVCAYQFLTGQLPHEYGSLTELALKQQQDRVEPIASIRPEVPDELDRAIRVALESDPASRYGNAVAFAEAVAAGARGELTEATRALGEDDGDRTAATQALASGTSGTRAMPPAPTPAPPVPRRAEPARRRDAAAARARRRRRMGNFAILLALLAAGAAVAFAIASSGGGGDISPVDEGQIRDQLDGLRSLIEQNSGS from the coding sequence ATGAACCCGCCGAGCGAGATCTCCGGCCGCTACCGGATCGACAGCCGGCTGGGCGCGGGCGGGATGTCCACGGTCTTCCTCGCCATGGACACCGTGCTCGAGCGGCAGGTGGCCGTCAAGCTGCTGGCCGAGCACCTGGCCGAGGACGAGGCGTTCGTGGCCCGCTTCCGGCGCGAGGCGCTGGCCGCCGCCCGGCTGCAGCACCCCAACGTCGTGCAGGTCTTCGACTCCGGCGAGGACGCCGAGTCGGGACGCCACTTCATCGTCATGGAGTACGTCGAGGGCCCTTCCTGCGCCGTGCTGCTGCGCGAGCACCGCCAGCTCGAGGTGCAGCAGGCCGCCCGCATCGTGCGCGACGCCTGCCACGGGCTGGAGTACGCACACCGCGCCGGCGTCATCCACCGCGACGTCAAGCCGGGCAACCTGCTCGTGGTAGAGGAGAGCGGAGCCACGAAGCTGGCCGACTTCGGCATCGCCAAGGCCGCGGAGCAGACCCGCATCACGCAGGTGGGCTCGGTGCTCGGCACCGCGGCCTATCTCTCCCCCGAGCAGGCTCACGGCGAGGAGGCGGGGCCCGTCTCGGACATCTACTCGCTCGGCGTGTGCGCCTACCAGTTCCTCACAGGCCAGCTCCCGCACGAGTACGGCTCGCTCACAGAGCTGGCGCTCAAGCAGCAGCAGGACCGGGTGGAGCCGATCGCGTCGATCCGGCCGGAGGTGCCCGACGAGCTGGACCGCGCGATCCGGGTGGCGCTCGAATCGGACCCCGCGTCTCGCTATGGCAACGCCGTGGCATTCGCGGAGGCGGTCGCGGCCGGCGCCCGCGGCGAGCTCACCGAGGCCACGCGCGCCCTCGGAGAGGACGACGGCGACCGGACGGCCGCCACCCAGGCGCTGGCCTCCGGCACGTCGGGCACACGGGCCATGCCTCCGGCACCCACCCCGGCTCCGCCCGTCCCGCGCCGCGCCGAGCCCGCCCGCCGGCGCGACGCCGCCGCGGCACGCGCCCGCCGCCGCCGGCGCATGGGCAACTTCGCCATCCTGCTGGCGCTGCTCGCCGCGGGCGCCGCTGTCGCGTTCGCCATCGCCTCCTCCGGCGGCGGCGGCGACATCTCCCCGGTGGACGAGGGCCAGATCCGCGACCAGCTCGACGGCCTGCGCAGCCTCATCGAGCAGAACTCCGGCAGCTAG
- a CDS encoding VOC family protein — translation MIHHIGYEVADLARSARFYDAVFFALGARRTYESHEAVGWGREGSVFWITSRAKPKAGYGHVALAAAGRAAVRAAWEAGAGAGGTSDGDPGARPEYGPTYYAAYLRDPDGLKVEIVTGA, via the coding sequence GTGATCCACCACATCGGCTACGAGGTCGCCGACCTGGCCCGCAGCGCCCGCTTCTACGACGCGGTCTTCTTCGCGCTCGGCGCGCGACGCACGTACGAGAGCCACGAGGCCGTGGGCTGGGGCCGCGAGGGGTCGGTGTTCTGGATCACGTCGCGGGCGAAGCCGAAGGCCGGCTACGGGCACGTGGCCCTGGCCGCCGCCGGCCGCGCGGCGGTGCGCGCGGCGTGGGAGGCGGGCGCCGGCGCCGGGGGCACGAGCGATGGCGATCCGGGAGCCCGCCCCGAGTACGGGCCCACCTACTACGCAGCGTATCTGCGCGACCCCGACGGGCTCAAGGTCGAGATCGTGACCGGAGCCTGA
- a CDS encoding TlpA disulfide reductase family protein, translating into MKEGLRRPGVLVALVLVGAFVALLAYGIGATGVDDDIDVRLGRGETPAAPGFELPVLAPTGVPAELEPAFADGSLALGELRGTPVVLNFWASWCPPCRTEAPLLEETWRDNRDDVLFLGLNMQDLTGEAREFLDEVGNSYPHVRDDDDGVARDWGATGLPETFFITPDGRIVGHVIGAVDADQLEEGIAAATAGRVSGAEQGGERREIR; encoded by the coding sequence GTGAAGGAGGGGCTGCGCCGGCCCGGCGTGCTGGTCGCGCTCGTCCTCGTCGGGGCGTTCGTGGCGCTGCTCGCCTACGGCATCGGCGCCACCGGCGTGGACGACGACATCGACGTCCGGCTCGGCCGCGGCGAGACCCCGGCGGCGCCCGGCTTCGAGCTGCCCGTCCTGGCGCCCACCGGGGTCCCCGCGGAGCTGGAGCCGGCATTCGCAGATGGCAGCCTGGCGCTCGGCGAGCTGCGCGGCACTCCGGTCGTGCTCAACTTCTGGGCCTCCTGGTGCCCGCCGTGCCGCACCGAGGCGCCGCTGCTGGAGGAGACCTGGCGCGACAACCGCGACGACGTGCTCTTCCTCGGCCTGAACATGCAGGACCTCACCGGCGAGGCACGCGAGTTCCTCGACGAGGTCGGCAACAGCTATCCGCACGTGCGCGACGACGACGACGGCGTGGCCAGGGACTGGGGGGCCACCGGGCTGCCCGAGACCTTCTTCATCACCCCCGACGGCCGCATCGTCGGGCACGTCATCGGCGCGGTGGATGCGGACCAGCTCGAGGAGGGGATCGCCGCGGCGACCGCGGGCCGCGTGTCCGGCGCCGAGCAGGGCGGGGAGCGGCGCGAGATCCGCTAG
- the tpiA gene encoding triose-phosphate isomerase yields MTRKPYIAGNWKMNKSVAEARAYVAELLPLVSEADGVEVGLCVPFTALAATLEARDGSALRVAAQTMHQAGSGAYTGEVSAPMLVELGVDAVVLGHSERRELFGETDRALGEKVPAALDAGLAPILCVGETEDEHEAGHTQRKLRHQVQEGLEKVPGERLADVVIAYEPIWAIGTGRVATPEQAQEAIAFVRALVGDRSTEAAEAVRVLYGGSVKPDNAAEILAQKDVDGALVGGASLDAAGFAGIVRAAAPS; encoded by the coding sequence ATGACGCGTAAGCCCTACATCGCGGGCAACTGGAAGATGAACAAGAGCGTCGCGGAGGCGCGCGCCTATGTGGCCGAGCTGCTGCCGCTCGTGAGCGAGGCCGACGGGGTGGAGGTCGGGCTGTGCGTGCCGTTCACGGCTCTCGCCGCCACGCTGGAGGCGCGCGACGGCAGCGCGCTGCGCGTGGCCGCGCAGACGATGCACCAGGCCGGGAGCGGCGCCTACACCGGCGAGGTGTCGGCCCCCATGCTCGTCGAGCTGGGCGTCGACGCCGTCGTGCTCGGCCATTCCGAGCGCCGCGAGCTCTTCGGCGAGACCGACCGCGCGCTCGGCGAGAAGGTCCCGGCCGCCCTCGACGCGGGCCTGGCGCCGATCCTGTGCGTGGGCGAGACCGAGGACGAGCACGAGGCGGGGCACACCCAGCGCAAGCTTCGCCACCAGGTCCAGGAGGGGCTCGAGAAGGTGCCCGGCGAGCGCCTGGCGGACGTGGTGATCGCCTACGAGCCGATCTGGGCCATCGGCACCGGCCGCGTGGCCACGCCCGAGCAGGCGCAGGAGGCCATCGCCTTCGTCCGCGCCCTGGTGGGCGACCGCTCGACGGAGGCGGCCGAGGCCGTGCGCGTGCTCTACGGCGGCAGCGTGAAGCCCGACAACGCGGCTGAGATCCTCGCCCAGAAGGACGTGGACGGCGCCCTCGTGGGCGGCGCGAGCCTCGACGCCGCCGGCTTCGCCGGGATCGTCAGGGCCGCCGCGCCGTCGTGA
- a CDS encoding phosphoglycerate kinase has product MPFAKKTVRDLATGDGQVALVRADFNVPLEDGRIGDDARIRAALPTIEHLRERGARLVLCSHLGRPQGHDPATSLTPVSERLAELLGTPVHQAPEVVGPEVRRGVERLEPGEVLVLENTRWEPGETKNDPDLARELASLADVYVNDAFGAAHRAHASTAGVAAHLPSVAGFLLEREVTTLERIVESPARPLVLVLGGAKVSDKIGLIERFLEIADTILIGGAMCFSFFRAQGLETGDSLVHEPDVIQAVQLLARAERSKCEFALPLDLVVADAFSEDAQHKQSGIHEIPPDWMGLDVGEETRAAYARVIAEAGTVFWNGPMGAFELEPFAAGTRAVAEAVAAAPGTTVIGGGDSAAAVAQFGLAGRIDHLSTGGGASLELLEGKVLPGVEALDDA; this is encoded by the coding sequence GTGCCGTTCGCGAAGAAGACGGTCCGCGACCTGGCCACCGGAGACGGCCAGGTCGCGCTCGTGCGGGCGGACTTCAACGTCCCGCTCGAGGATGGCCGCATCGGCGACGACGCCCGCATCCGGGCGGCGCTCCCCACGATCGAGCACCTGCGTGAGCGGGGCGCGCGGCTGGTGCTGTGCTCGCACCTCGGCCGCCCCCAGGGGCACGACCCGGCCACCTCCCTGACGCCGGTGTCCGAGCGGTTGGCCGAGCTGCTGGGCACGCCGGTGCACCAGGCGCCCGAGGTCGTGGGCCCCGAGGTGCGCCGCGGGGTGGAGCGGCTCGAGCCCGGCGAGGTACTGGTGCTGGAGAACACGCGCTGGGAGCCCGGGGAGACGAAGAACGACCCCGACCTGGCACGGGAGCTGGCGTCGCTCGCCGATGTCTACGTGAACGACGCATTCGGGGCCGCCCACCGCGCCCACGCCTCCACCGCGGGGGTGGCGGCCCACCTGCCCTCGGTGGCGGGCTTCCTGCTCGAGCGCGAGGTCACCACGCTCGAGCGGATCGTGGAGTCGCCGGCGCGGCCGCTCGTCCTGGTGCTCGGAGGCGCGAAGGTGTCCGACAAGATCGGGCTGATCGAGCGCTTCCTCGAGATCGCGGACACGATCCTCATCGGCGGCGCGATGTGCTTCTCGTTCTTCCGCGCCCAGGGGCTCGAGACGGGCGACTCGCTGGTGCACGAGCCCGACGTCATCCAGGCGGTGCAGCTGCTGGCCCGCGCGGAGCGGTCGAAGTGCGAGTTCGCGCTGCCGCTGGACCTCGTCGTGGCGGACGCCTTCTCCGAGGATGCGCAGCACAAGCAGTCCGGTATCCACGAGATCCCGCCGGACTGGATGGGCCTCGACGTCGGCGAGGAGACGCGCGCGGCCTATGCGCGCGTGATCGCCGAGGCGGGCACCGTGTTCTGGAACGGCCCGATGGGGGCGTTCGAGCTCGAGCCGTTCGCCGCCGGCACCCGCGCCGTGGCGGAGGCGGTGGCCGCGGCGCCCGGCACGACCGTGATCGGCGGGGGCGACTCCGCTGCGGCGGTGGCGCAGTTCGGCCTGGCCGGCCGGATCGACCATCTATCCACCGGAGGCGGCGCTTCGCTCGAGCTGCTCGAGGGTAAGGTGCTGCCCGGCGTGGAGGCTCTCGATGACGCGTAA
- a CDS encoding metallophosphoesterase family protein — protein MTEHSEDTLETRTGGPRRLALISDVHGNLPAFKSVLADVRETGVDEIWCLGDLIGYGAQPDDCVTLARESCDICLIGNHDLVVIDKLDISDFSMNAAVAAKWTGENVSQETRDWLGKLEPADTARALGLYHASPRDPVWEYVLSALLADLCMDAMGPRVGAVGHSHVALYFWRKEGTSASGELAPGGTEYDLSEGEWIVNPGSVGQPRDGDPRAAWMLLDTESWTASWRRVEYPIDEAAQAIRQAGLPDALAERLYYGQ, from the coding sequence ATGACGGAGCATTCCGAAGACACCCTAGAGACGCGCACGGGCGGGCCGCGCCGCCTCGCCCTGATCTCCGACGTCCACGGCAACCTGCCGGCCTTCAAGAGCGTGCTCGCGGACGTGCGCGAGACGGGCGTGGACGAGATCTGGTGCCTGGGCGACCTGATCGGGTACGGAGCCCAACCGGATGATTGCGTGACCCTGGCGCGCGAGTCCTGTGACATCTGCCTGATCGGCAACCACGACCTTGTCGTGATCGACAAGCTCGACATCTCCGACTTCTCCATGAACGCCGCGGTGGCGGCCAAGTGGACCGGCGAGAACGTGTCCCAGGAGACGCGCGACTGGCTCGGCAAGCTCGAGCCGGCCGACACCGCGCGGGCGCTCGGCCTCTACCACGCCAGCCCGCGCGACCCGGTGTGGGAGTACGTGCTCTCCGCCCTGCTCGCCGACCTCTGCATGGACGCGATGGGACCGCGCGTGGGCGCGGTCGGCCATTCGCATGTGGCGCTCTACTTCTGGCGCAAGGAGGGCACGTCGGCCTCCGGCGAGCTGGCCCCCGGCGGCACGGAGTACGACCTCTCGGAGGGAGAGTGGATCGTGAACCCCGGCAGCGTGGGCCAGCCGCGCGACGGCGACCCGCGGGCGGCCTGGATGCTGCTTGACACCGAGAGCTGGACGGCCAGCTGGCGCCGTGTGGAGTACCCCATCGACGAGGCCGCACAGGCGATCCGGCAGGCCGGCCTGCCCGACGCGCTGGCCGAGCGGCTGTACTACGGGCAGTGA
- a CDS encoding helix-turn-helix domain-containing protein → MPKAVDRSPTLLNVGQAAEFLGVSAASLRVWSDQGKLTVYRTPGGQRRYRVEDLEFFIDSLREHP, encoded by the coding sequence ATGCCCAAGGCTGTGGATCGTTCACCGACGCTGCTCAACGTGGGCCAGGCCGCCGAGTTCCTAGGGGTCAGCGCGGCATCGCTGCGGGTCTGGTCCGACCAGGGCAAGCTCACGGTCTACCGCACACCCGGCGGACAGCGCCGCTACCGGGTGGAGGACCTCGAGTTCTTCATCGACTCGCTGCGCGAGCACCCCTAG
- the gap gene encoding type I glyceraldehyde-3-phosphate dehydrogenase — MPVKAGINGFGRIGRNVFRAAKERGADIDWVGVNDITDTRTLAHLLKYDSVLGPYPGTVEATDTGLVIDGDELRVFAERDPAALPWGDTGADVVIESTGLFTDRENAAKHLDAGAKKVMISAPAKGPDVTLALGVNDSEYDKDSHHVVSNASCTTNCLAPVAKVLHDAVGIKHGVMTTIHAYTADQRLHDAPHSDLRRARAAAINLVPTSTGAAKAIGLVIPDLDGKLNGIAVRAPIPTGSVVDLVCEVERETTIDEVNTAFREQADRGGLEGILRYSDEPLVSSDIVKSPYSSIFDSELTMVMDGTQVKVIAWYDNEWGYSNRCVDLVGRLL, encoded by the coding sequence ATGCCCGTCAAGGCCGGGATCAACGGGTTCGGCCGGATCGGCAGGAATGTCTTCCGCGCCGCCAAGGAGCGCGGCGCCGACATCGACTGGGTCGGCGTCAACGACATCACCGACACGAGGACCCTCGCCCATCTCCTGAAGTACGACTCTGTCCTCGGGCCCTACCCGGGCACCGTCGAGGCCACCGACACCGGCCTGGTGATCGACGGCGACGAGCTGCGCGTGTTCGCCGAGCGCGATCCTGCCGCCCTCCCCTGGGGCGACACCGGCGCCGACGTCGTGATCGAGTCCACGGGCCTCTTCACCGACCGCGAGAACGCCGCCAAGCACCTCGACGCCGGCGCGAAGAAGGTCATGATCTCCGCACCCGCCAAAGGCCCGGACGTCACGCTGGCGCTCGGCGTGAACGACTCGGAGTACGACAAGGACAGCCACCACGTCGTGTCCAACGCCTCCTGCACCACCAACTGCCTCGCCCCGGTCGCCAAGGTGCTCCACGATGCGGTGGGCATCAAGCACGGCGTGATGACCACCATCCACGCCTACACGGCCGACCAGCGCCTCCACGACGCCCCGCACTCAGACCTCCGCCGGGCCAGGGCGGCCGCCATCAACCTGGTGCCCACCTCCACCGGCGCGGCCAAGGCCATCGGCCTCGTGATCCCCGACCTCGACGGCAAGCTCAACGGCATCGCCGTGCGGGCGCCCATCCCGACCGGCTCGGTGGTGGACCTGGTGTGCGAGGTCGAGCGCGAGACCACGATCGACGAGGTCAACACGGCATTCCGCGAGCAGGCCGACCGCGGCGGGCTCGAGGGCATCCTGCGCTACTCGGACGAGCCGCTCGTGTCCAGCGACATCGTCAAGTCGCCGTACTCGTCGATCTTCGACTCCGAGCTGACCATGGTCATGGACGGCACACAGGTGAAGGTCATCGCCTGGTACGACAACGAGTGGGGCTACTCGAACCGCTGCGTCGACCTGGTCGGACGCCTCCTCTAG